In one Nicotiana tomentosiformis chromosome 6, ASM39032v3, whole genome shotgun sequence genomic region, the following are encoded:
- the LOC104100690 gene encoding putative late blight resistance protein homolog R1A-3 isoform X2 produces the protein MAYASVVSLTRTIELLLTSNSPMQSLICDHREEFLTLYEKVSSLEVCAKKFEKSNVSGKMTDFEAHIKEVADFVELTIQLRLTESLEAYDEMQKEKAHERLCDSLQQVAQEIDRVQKESTKIKDKGKQASNKPSLVQDSSLANVENNMLGRDDERKRLLEDLTRGFSGEPKVIPIVGMGGIGKTTLAKEVFDDVTIRSHFDVRSWATVSSQHNVKEILLSLLSSRKEMNDKYYKEDEPELADMLRKSLKGKRYLIVLDDIWKSKAWDDVRLCFPSENNGSRILLTTRDTEVACYAGTENLSLQMDFMHPDESWNLFRSAASANEALPSEFEAIGKQIVDKCQGLPLTIVVVAGILSKSERTIEDWENVAKDVKSFVKNDPDELCLHVLGLSYNHLTSDLKACLLYFGIFPEDSEISVKRLVRLWTAGGFLKLEKDLEGEAEKCLHDLIDRCLVLVNNISLDESKIKSCKVHDLIYELCLRELAESQNVFVMNDIVYVDNNGDYNLDEDDNWDDYDYLDKDEYDYAEWEDDLDEGDCLDEGNGLDEGNDLDEGEDGDMLSNERFRPMKHIMGPFKRRIEDDESDYGYYKALLTPGHHHLIRRQTDDAGNINLLKQTRSIFFFHSSSALYFTLTSKLFHFSLLRILDLSPIELPIFPAQILCLIWLRYLALSGYFDIPPEFCRLWNLQTFIASFFTSLPEQIWKLTELRHLELESLDLPNPPSVSVDEERYLGFSNIQTISGLSPSSCTEEVISGIRNVKKLRIFGEKDEYQICQESRLFDNLVHLHQLETLSFEINVPWNEVFSMTISSAKVFPATLKKLTLLRTNLRWEDLNIIGELPNLEGLKLHEDACKGEIWCPSPGGFTRLKLLQIHHHKIKYWKATNDSFPVLERLQIQYCRYLEEIPIEFAEIYSLQLVVLKDCKPKLKASAARIQQEQEDLGNKPVDVRFYNDLGTCMSSDLLGVEAQLSRGLTMLLVMNLMNLMIVHIDDDDDDDDDHGYDELHNNSTLIVILQLVSISQHSCIANLPLKGLHSLARKNMP, from the exons ATGGCTTATGCTAGTGTTGTTTCTCTTACAAGAACAATAGAACTTCTCTTGACATCCAATTCGCCAATGCAATCTCTAATTTGTGACCACAGAGAAGAATTTCTCACTCTATATGAAAAAGTTAGTTCCCTGGAAGTATGTGCCAAGAAATTTGAGAAAAGCAATGTTTCTGGAAAAATGACAGATTTTGAAGCACATATAAAAGAAGTTGCAGattttgttgaacttacaattcAATTAAGACTAACTGAATCTTTAGAGGCATATGATGAAATGCAGAAAGAAAAGGCACATGAGAGGCTTTGTGATAGCCTGCAGCAAGTAGCACAGGAGATTGATCGTGTACAAAAAGAGTCAACAAAGATTAAAGACAAAGGCAAACAAGCATCAAACAAACCATCGCTGGTTCAAGATTCAAGTTTAGCGAATGTGGAGAACAATATGTTGGGACGTGATGATGAAAGGAAACGGTTGCTAGAAGATCTGACTAGAGGCTTCTCTGGTGAACCCAAGGTCATCCCGATCGTCGGGATGGGGGGTATTGGTAAAACAACTTTAGCAAAAGAAGTCTTCGATGATGTCACCATTCGGTCTCATTTTGATGTTCGTTCCTGGGCTACTGTATCTAGCCAACACAACGTAAAGGAAATCTTGCTAAGCCTTCTGAGTTCAAGAAAAGAAATGAATGACAAATATTACAAGGAAGATGAGCCAGAGCTAGCAGACATGCTGCGAAAGAGTTTAAAGGGTAAGAGATATTTAATTGTATTGGATGACATTTGGAAGAGTAAAGCATGGGATGATGTGAGACTATGCTTTCCAAGTGAAAACAATGGGAGTCGAATACTGTTAACTACCCGTGACACTGAAGTAGCTTGTTATGCTGGTACAGAGAATCTCTCTTTGCAGATGGATTTCATGCATCCAGATGAGAGTTGGAACCTTTTTAGAAGTGCAGCGTCTGCGAACGAAGCATTACCATCTGAATTTGAGGCTATTGGGAAGCAAATTGTGGACAAATGTCAAGGGTTACCACTAACTATTGTCGTGGTTGCTGGGATTCTGTCCAAATCTGAAAGGACAATAGAAGATTGGGAGAATGTTGCAAAAGATGTCAAGTCATTTGTCAAAAATGATCCAGATGAACTATGTTTACATGTGCTTGGGTTGAGTTACAATCACTTGACTAGTGACCTAAAAGCATGCCTTCTGTATTTTGGAATTTTCCCGGAAGACAGTGAGATTTCAGTGAAGAGATTGGTGAGATTATGGACTGCTGGGGGCTTTCTGAAGTTGGAAAAAGACTTGGAAGGAGAGGCTGAGAAGTGTTTGCACGATCTTATAGACAGATGCCTAGTTCTAGTCAACAATATAAGTTTAGATGAATCAAAAATTAAATCATGTAAGGTTCATGATCTAATATATGAGCTTTGTTTGAGAGAATTAGCTGAAAGCCAAAATGTTTTTGTCATGAATGACATTGTATATGTTGATAACAATGGAGATTATAATTTGGATGAAGATGACAATTGGGATGATTATGATTATTTGGATAAAGATGAATATGATTATGCTGAATGGGAAGATGATTTGGATGAAGGTGATTGTTTGGATGAAGGTAATGGTTTGGATGAAGGTAATGATTTGGATGAAGGTGAAGATGGTGACATGTTGTCTAACGAAAGATTCCGGCCGATGAAGCATATAATGGGGCCGTTTAAGCGACGGATTGAAGATGATGAAAGTGACTATGGTTATTACAAGGCCCTTCTTACACCAGGACATCATCATTTGATAAGGAGGCAGACAGATGATGCTGGCAACATTAATCTCTTGAAACAAACTCGTTCTATTTTCTTTTTTCACAGTTCATCTGCTCTATATTTTACTCTCACATCAAAGCTTTTTCATTTCAGTTTACTCAGAATCTTGGACTTGAGTCCCATAGAGCTTCCAATTTTCCCTGCACAGATACTATGCCTCATTTGGTTGAGGTACCTAGCATTGTCCGGGTATTTTGATATACCTCCAGAATTTTGTAGGTTATGGAATCTGCAAACATTCATTGCTTCATTCTTCACATCTTTGCCAGAGCAAATTTGGAAACTAACGGAATTAAGGCATCTCGAACTGGAATCACTTGATTTGCCGAATCCGCCAAGTGTATCTGTTGATGAAGAGAGGTACTTGGGTTTTTCAAACATACAAACTATTTCCGGCTTGAGTCCATCTAGTTGCACAGAGGAGGTTATTTCAGGGATTCGGAATGTTAAGAAATTAAGAATCTTTGGAGAGAAAGATGAATATCAAATTTGCCAAGAATCTAGACTCTTCGACAATCTTGTCCATCTACATCAACTTGAAACACTGAGTTTTGAAATTAATGTACCTTGGAATGAAGTTTTTTCAATGACCATTTCAAGTGCAAAAGTTTTTCCAGCAACGCTCAAGAAGTTAACATTGCTGAGGACTAATCTACGGTGGGAGGACTTGAACATCATAGGTGAACTGCCAAACCTTGAGGGACTGAAGCTGCACGAAGATGCTTGTAAAGGGGAAATATGGTGTCCAAGCCCTGGGGGATTTACTCGGTTGAAGCTTTTGCAAATTCACCATCATAAAATCAAGTACTGGAAAGCCACTAATGACAGCTTTCCTGTCCTGGAGCGCCTCCAGATTCAATATTGCAGATATTTGGAAGAGATACCAATTGAGTTTGCAGAGATTTACTCACTACAACTAGTTGTGTTAAAAGACTGCAAGCCCAAGCTCAAGGCTTCTGCTGCACGGATTCAACAAGAACAAGAAGACCTCGGAAACAAACCTGTGGATGTTCGTTTCTATAATGATCTAG gtacatgtaTGTCTAGTGATCTTTTGGGCGTAGAAGCGCAGCTATCGCGGGgacttacg
- the LOC104100690 gene encoding putative late blight resistance protein homolog R1A-3 isoform X1: protein MAYASVVSLTRTIELLLTSNSPMQSLICDHREEFLTLYEKVSSLEVCAKKFEKSNVSGKMTDFEAHIKEVADFVELTIQLRLTESLEAYDEMQKEKAHERLCDSLQQVAQEIDRVQKESTKIKDKGKQASNKPSLVQDSSLANVENNMLGRDDERKRLLEDLTRGFSGEPKVIPIVGMGGIGKTTLAKEVFDDVTIRSHFDVRSWATVSSQHNVKEILLSLLSSRKEMNDKYYKEDEPELADMLRKSLKGKRYLIVLDDIWKSKAWDDVRLCFPSENNGSRILLTTRDTEVACYAGTENLSLQMDFMHPDESWNLFRSAASANEALPSEFEAIGKQIVDKCQGLPLTIVVVAGILSKSERTIEDWENVAKDVKSFVKNDPDELCLHVLGLSYNHLTSDLKACLLYFGIFPEDSEISVKRLVRLWTAGGFLKLEKDLEGEAEKCLHDLIDRCLVLVNNISLDESKIKSCKVHDLIYELCLRELAESQNVFVMNDIVYVDNNGDYNLDEDDNWDDYDYLDKDEYDYAEWEDDLDEGDCLDEGNGLDEGNDLDEGEDGDMLSNERFRPMKHIMGPFKRRIEDDESDYGYYKALLTPGHHHLIRRQTDDAGNINLLKQTRSIFFFHSSSALYFTLTSKLFHFSLLRILDLSPIELPIFPAQILCLIWLRYLALSGYFDIPPEFCRLWNLQTFIASFFTSLPEQIWKLTELRHLELESLDLPNPPSVSVDEERYLGFSNIQTISGLSPSSCTEEVISGIRNVKKLRIFGEKDEYQICQESRLFDNLVHLHQLETLSFEINVPWNEVFSMTISSAKVFPATLKKLTLLRTNLRWEDLNIIGELPNLEGLKLHEDACKGEIWCPSPGGFTRLKLLQIHHHKIKYWKATNDSFPVLERLQIQYCRYLEEIPIEFAEIYSLQLVVLKDCKPKLKASAARIQQEQEDLGNKPVDVRFYNDLGTCMSSDLLGVEAQLSRGLTMLLVMNLMNLMIVHIDDDDDDDDDHGYDELHNNSTLIVILQLVSISQHSCIANLPLKDLKTTKIMAGIPDLLLLLQVG from the exons ATGGCTTATGCTAGTGTTGTTTCTCTTACAAGAACAATAGAACTTCTCTTGACATCCAATTCGCCAATGCAATCTCTAATTTGTGACCACAGAGAAGAATTTCTCACTCTATATGAAAAAGTTAGTTCCCTGGAAGTATGTGCCAAGAAATTTGAGAAAAGCAATGTTTCTGGAAAAATGACAGATTTTGAAGCACATATAAAAGAAGTTGCAGattttgttgaacttacaattcAATTAAGACTAACTGAATCTTTAGAGGCATATGATGAAATGCAGAAAGAAAAGGCACATGAGAGGCTTTGTGATAGCCTGCAGCAAGTAGCACAGGAGATTGATCGTGTACAAAAAGAGTCAACAAAGATTAAAGACAAAGGCAAACAAGCATCAAACAAACCATCGCTGGTTCAAGATTCAAGTTTAGCGAATGTGGAGAACAATATGTTGGGACGTGATGATGAAAGGAAACGGTTGCTAGAAGATCTGACTAGAGGCTTCTCTGGTGAACCCAAGGTCATCCCGATCGTCGGGATGGGGGGTATTGGTAAAACAACTTTAGCAAAAGAAGTCTTCGATGATGTCACCATTCGGTCTCATTTTGATGTTCGTTCCTGGGCTACTGTATCTAGCCAACACAACGTAAAGGAAATCTTGCTAAGCCTTCTGAGTTCAAGAAAAGAAATGAATGACAAATATTACAAGGAAGATGAGCCAGAGCTAGCAGACATGCTGCGAAAGAGTTTAAAGGGTAAGAGATATTTAATTGTATTGGATGACATTTGGAAGAGTAAAGCATGGGATGATGTGAGACTATGCTTTCCAAGTGAAAACAATGGGAGTCGAATACTGTTAACTACCCGTGACACTGAAGTAGCTTGTTATGCTGGTACAGAGAATCTCTCTTTGCAGATGGATTTCATGCATCCAGATGAGAGTTGGAACCTTTTTAGAAGTGCAGCGTCTGCGAACGAAGCATTACCATCTGAATTTGAGGCTATTGGGAAGCAAATTGTGGACAAATGTCAAGGGTTACCACTAACTATTGTCGTGGTTGCTGGGATTCTGTCCAAATCTGAAAGGACAATAGAAGATTGGGAGAATGTTGCAAAAGATGTCAAGTCATTTGTCAAAAATGATCCAGATGAACTATGTTTACATGTGCTTGGGTTGAGTTACAATCACTTGACTAGTGACCTAAAAGCATGCCTTCTGTATTTTGGAATTTTCCCGGAAGACAGTGAGATTTCAGTGAAGAGATTGGTGAGATTATGGACTGCTGGGGGCTTTCTGAAGTTGGAAAAAGACTTGGAAGGAGAGGCTGAGAAGTGTTTGCACGATCTTATAGACAGATGCCTAGTTCTAGTCAACAATATAAGTTTAGATGAATCAAAAATTAAATCATGTAAGGTTCATGATCTAATATATGAGCTTTGTTTGAGAGAATTAGCTGAAAGCCAAAATGTTTTTGTCATGAATGACATTGTATATGTTGATAACAATGGAGATTATAATTTGGATGAAGATGACAATTGGGATGATTATGATTATTTGGATAAAGATGAATATGATTATGCTGAATGGGAAGATGATTTGGATGAAGGTGATTGTTTGGATGAAGGTAATGGTTTGGATGAAGGTAATGATTTGGATGAAGGTGAAGATGGTGACATGTTGTCTAACGAAAGATTCCGGCCGATGAAGCATATAATGGGGCCGTTTAAGCGACGGATTGAAGATGATGAAAGTGACTATGGTTATTACAAGGCCCTTCTTACACCAGGACATCATCATTTGATAAGGAGGCAGACAGATGATGCTGGCAACATTAATCTCTTGAAACAAACTCGTTCTATTTTCTTTTTTCACAGTTCATCTGCTCTATATTTTACTCTCACATCAAAGCTTTTTCATTTCAGTTTACTCAGAATCTTGGACTTGAGTCCCATAGAGCTTCCAATTTTCCCTGCACAGATACTATGCCTCATTTGGTTGAGGTACCTAGCATTGTCCGGGTATTTTGATATACCTCCAGAATTTTGTAGGTTATGGAATCTGCAAACATTCATTGCTTCATTCTTCACATCTTTGCCAGAGCAAATTTGGAAACTAACGGAATTAAGGCATCTCGAACTGGAATCACTTGATTTGCCGAATCCGCCAAGTGTATCTGTTGATGAAGAGAGGTACTTGGGTTTTTCAAACATACAAACTATTTCCGGCTTGAGTCCATCTAGTTGCACAGAGGAGGTTATTTCAGGGATTCGGAATGTTAAGAAATTAAGAATCTTTGGAGAGAAAGATGAATATCAAATTTGCCAAGAATCTAGACTCTTCGACAATCTTGTCCATCTACATCAACTTGAAACACTGAGTTTTGAAATTAATGTACCTTGGAATGAAGTTTTTTCAATGACCATTTCAAGTGCAAAAGTTTTTCCAGCAACGCTCAAGAAGTTAACATTGCTGAGGACTAATCTACGGTGGGAGGACTTGAACATCATAGGTGAACTGCCAAACCTTGAGGGACTGAAGCTGCACGAAGATGCTTGTAAAGGGGAAATATGGTGTCCAAGCCCTGGGGGATTTACTCGGTTGAAGCTTTTGCAAATTCACCATCATAAAATCAAGTACTGGAAAGCCACTAATGACAGCTTTCCTGTCCTGGAGCGCCTCCAGATTCAATATTGCAGATATTTGGAAGAGATACCAATTGAGTTTGCAGAGATTTACTCACTACAACTAGTTGTGTTAAAAGACTGCAAGCCCAAGCTCAAGGCTTCTGCTGCACGGATTCAACAAGAACAAGAAGACCTCGGAAACAAACCTGTGGATGTTCGTTTCTATAATGATCTAG gtacatgtaTGTCTAGTGATCTTTTGGGCGTAGAAGCGCAGCTATCGCGGGgacttacg
- the LOC104100690 gene encoding putative late blight resistance protein homolog R1A-3 isoform X6 yields the protein MAYASVVSLTRTIELLLTSNSPMQSLICDHREEFLTLYEKVSSLEVCAKKFEKSNVSGKMTDFEAHIKEVADFVELTIQLRLTESLEAYDEMQKEKAHERLCDSLQQVAQEIDRVQKESTKIKDKGKQASNKPSLVQDSSLANVENNMLGRDDERKRLLEDLTRGFSGEPKVIPIVGMGGIGKTTLAKEVFDDVTIRSHFDVRSWATVSSQHNVKEILLSLLSSRKEMNDKYYKEDEPELADMLRKSLKGKRYLIVLDDIWKSKAWDDVRLCFPSENNGSRILLTTRDTEVACYAGTENLSLQMDFMHPDESWNLFRSAASANEALPSEFEAIGKQIVDKCQGLPLTIVVVAGILSKSERTIEDWENVAKDVKSFVKNDPDELCLHVLGLSYNHLTSDLKACLLYFGIFPEDSEISVKRLVRLWTAGGFLKLEKDLEGEAEKCLHDLIDRCLVLVNNISLDESKIKSCKVHDLIYELCLRELAESQNVFVMNDIVYVDNNGDYNLDEDDNWDDYDYLDKDEYDYAEWEDDLDEGDCLDEGNGLDEGNDLDEGEDGDMLSNERFRPMKHIMGPFKRRIEDDESDYGYYKALLTPGHHHLIRRQTDDAGNINLLKQTRSIFFFHSSSALYFTLTSKLFHFSLLRILDLSPIELPIFPAQILCLIWLRYLALSGYFDIPPEFCRLWNLQTFIASFFTSLPEQIWKLTELRHLELESLDLPNPPSVSVDEERYLGFSNIQTISGLSPSSCTEEVISGIRNVKKLRIFGEKDEYQICQESRLFDNLVHLHQLETLSFEINVPWNEVFSMTISSAKVFPATLKKLTLLRTNLRWEDLNIIGELPNLEGLKLHEDACKGEIWCPSPGGFTRLKLLQIHHHKIKYWKATNDSFPVLERLQIQYCRYLEEIPIEFAEIYSLQLVVLKDCKPKLKASAARIQQEQEDLGNKPVDVRFYNDLGTCMSRDLLGVEAQLSRGLTVHVCLVIFWA from the exons ATGGCTTATGCTAGTGTTGTTTCTCTTACAAGAACAATAGAACTTCTCTTGACATCCAATTCGCCAATGCAATCTCTAATTTGTGACCACAGAGAAGAATTTCTCACTCTATATGAAAAAGTTAGTTCCCTGGAAGTATGTGCCAAGAAATTTGAGAAAAGCAATGTTTCTGGAAAAATGACAGATTTTGAAGCACATATAAAAGAAGTTGCAGattttgttgaacttacaattcAATTAAGACTAACTGAATCTTTAGAGGCATATGATGAAATGCAGAAAGAAAAGGCACATGAGAGGCTTTGTGATAGCCTGCAGCAAGTAGCACAGGAGATTGATCGTGTACAAAAAGAGTCAACAAAGATTAAAGACAAAGGCAAACAAGCATCAAACAAACCATCGCTGGTTCAAGATTCAAGTTTAGCGAATGTGGAGAACAATATGTTGGGACGTGATGATGAAAGGAAACGGTTGCTAGAAGATCTGACTAGAGGCTTCTCTGGTGAACCCAAGGTCATCCCGATCGTCGGGATGGGGGGTATTGGTAAAACAACTTTAGCAAAAGAAGTCTTCGATGATGTCACCATTCGGTCTCATTTTGATGTTCGTTCCTGGGCTACTGTATCTAGCCAACACAACGTAAAGGAAATCTTGCTAAGCCTTCTGAGTTCAAGAAAAGAAATGAATGACAAATATTACAAGGAAGATGAGCCAGAGCTAGCAGACATGCTGCGAAAGAGTTTAAAGGGTAAGAGATATTTAATTGTATTGGATGACATTTGGAAGAGTAAAGCATGGGATGATGTGAGACTATGCTTTCCAAGTGAAAACAATGGGAGTCGAATACTGTTAACTACCCGTGACACTGAAGTAGCTTGTTATGCTGGTACAGAGAATCTCTCTTTGCAGATGGATTTCATGCATCCAGATGAGAGTTGGAACCTTTTTAGAAGTGCAGCGTCTGCGAACGAAGCATTACCATCTGAATTTGAGGCTATTGGGAAGCAAATTGTGGACAAATGTCAAGGGTTACCACTAACTATTGTCGTGGTTGCTGGGATTCTGTCCAAATCTGAAAGGACAATAGAAGATTGGGAGAATGTTGCAAAAGATGTCAAGTCATTTGTCAAAAATGATCCAGATGAACTATGTTTACATGTGCTTGGGTTGAGTTACAATCACTTGACTAGTGACCTAAAAGCATGCCTTCTGTATTTTGGAATTTTCCCGGAAGACAGTGAGATTTCAGTGAAGAGATTGGTGAGATTATGGACTGCTGGGGGCTTTCTGAAGTTGGAAAAAGACTTGGAAGGAGAGGCTGAGAAGTGTTTGCACGATCTTATAGACAGATGCCTAGTTCTAGTCAACAATATAAGTTTAGATGAATCAAAAATTAAATCATGTAAGGTTCATGATCTAATATATGAGCTTTGTTTGAGAGAATTAGCTGAAAGCCAAAATGTTTTTGTCATGAATGACATTGTATATGTTGATAACAATGGAGATTATAATTTGGATGAAGATGACAATTGGGATGATTATGATTATTTGGATAAAGATGAATATGATTATGCTGAATGGGAAGATGATTTGGATGAAGGTGATTGTTTGGATGAAGGTAATGGTTTGGATGAAGGTAATGATTTGGATGAAGGTGAAGATGGTGACATGTTGTCTAACGAAAGATTCCGGCCGATGAAGCATATAATGGGGCCGTTTAAGCGACGGATTGAAGATGATGAAAGTGACTATGGTTATTACAAGGCCCTTCTTACACCAGGACATCATCATTTGATAAGGAGGCAGACAGATGATGCTGGCAACATTAATCTCTTGAAACAAACTCGTTCTATTTTCTTTTTTCACAGTTCATCTGCTCTATATTTTACTCTCACATCAAAGCTTTTTCATTTCAGTTTACTCAGAATCTTGGACTTGAGTCCCATAGAGCTTCCAATTTTCCCTGCACAGATACTATGCCTCATTTGGTTGAGGTACCTAGCATTGTCCGGGTATTTTGATATACCTCCAGAATTTTGTAGGTTATGGAATCTGCAAACATTCATTGCTTCATTCTTCACATCTTTGCCAGAGCAAATTTGGAAACTAACGGAATTAAGGCATCTCGAACTGGAATCACTTGATTTGCCGAATCCGCCAAGTGTATCTGTTGATGAAGAGAGGTACTTGGGTTTTTCAAACATACAAACTATTTCCGGCTTGAGTCCATCTAGTTGCACAGAGGAGGTTATTTCAGGGATTCGGAATGTTAAGAAATTAAGAATCTTTGGAGAGAAAGATGAATATCAAATTTGCCAAGAATCTAGACTCTTCGACAATCTTGTCCATCTACATCAACTTGAAACACTGAGTTTTGAAATTAATGTACCTTGGAATGAAGTTTTTTCAATGACCATTTCAAGTGCAAAAGTTTTTCCAGCAACGCTCAAGAAGTTAACATTGCTGAGGACTAATCTACGGTGGGAGGACTTGAACATCATAGGTGAACTGCCAAACCTTGAGGGACTGAAGCTGCACGAAGATGCTTGTAAAGGGGAAATATGGTGTCCAAGCCCTGGGGGATTTACTCGGTTGAAGCTTTTGCAAATTCACCATCATAAAATCAAGTACTGGAAAGCCACTAATGACAGCTTTCCTGTCCTGGAGCGCCTCCAGATTCAATATTGCAGATATTTGGAAGAGATACCAATTGAGTTTGCAGAGATTTACTCACTACAACTAGTTGTGTTAAAAGACTGCAAGCCCAAGCTCAAGGCTTCTGCTGCACGGATTCAACAAGAACAAGAAGACCTCGGAAACAAACCTGTGGATGTTCGTTTCTATAATGATCTAG gtacatgtaTGTCTAGAGATCTTTTGGGCGTAGAGGCGCAGCTATCGCGGGGACTTact gtacatgtaTGTCTAGTGATCTTTTGGGCGTAG